One window from the genome of Mycolicibacterium gadium encodes:
- a CDS encoding ATP-binding cassette domain-containing protein, whose product MMSPPAPAITIRSGGWQRTFAAGHDVVVGRDIHADVRIPHPAIARSHVILRYLDGRWVAFDDNSFNGMFVADQRVQSVEIDDQRTIHLGGPDGPPLTFELGTAPPADQSPTQSRDYITIGRSADNDIVVPDMLASLHHAKLVTTGVDVQLQNTDGSGTFVNGENVTAATLGEHDVVTIGNVDFVYTDGSLVRRTQPAAATGGLEVRDVSLAVGRDTLLLERISLDARPGTLTAVIGPSGSGKSTLSRVIVGAARPTGGAVSLDGRDLHDGYGSLRSRIGMVPQDDVVHGRLTVAQALGFAAELRMPADTTEADRRRVIDQILEELELSAHAASRIDKLSGGQRKRVSVALELLTGPSLLVLDEPTTGLDPALDRAVMTMLRRLADAGRVVVVVTHSLTFLEDCDQVLLLAPGGKTAFCGPPAELASAMGTTDWADIFTMVSADPDDAQRRSIERSGPTVEHREEAPPATSDTVSQLEAGNAVQAPQPAPTSAWRQFATIARRQVRLLIADRGYLAFLAMLPFVIGLLPLTVVGHAGFGHPPSDGSAPFEPKHVIALISFAAILMGATLTVRDLVGERAIFRREQSAGLSASAYLLAKIAVFGAVAVIQSALLVPVVTAPGFGKPGPSGAAALGVPALELFIDVAATCVAAAVLGLALSSLARTNDQVIVLLAVALVTQLVFAGGFIPVTGRPLLETIAWIMPGRWGFAATASTADLSNLVVGIAQDSHWQHSAAAWLFDMVMLGVLTALCAGVARWRLRLPTG is encoded by the coding sequence ATGATGTCTCCTCCAGCGCCCGCGATCACCATCCGCTCCGGCGGTTGGCAACGCACGTTCGCCGCGGGTCACGATGTCGTCGTCGGGCGGGATATTCACGCGGACGTTCGCATCCCGCACCCGGCGATCGCCCGCTCGCATGTGATCCTGCGATACCTCGACGGTCGCTGGGTCGCGTTCGACGACAACAGCTTCAACGGAATGTTCGTCGCGGACCAACGCGTGCAGTCCGTCGAGATCGACGATCAGCGGACCATCCACCTCGGAGGCCCCGACGGACCGCCCCTGACGTTTGAGCTCGGCACCGCGCCACCAGCGGACCAGAGCCCCACGCAGTCTAGGGATTACATCACCATCGGCCGGTCGGCCGACAACGACATCGTCGTACCGGATATGCTGGCGTCCCTTCACCACGCCAAGCTGGTCACCACAGGCGTTGACGTGCAATTGCAAAACACCGATGGCAGCGGCACATTCGTCAACGGCGAGAACGTCACCGCCGCCACACTGGGTGAGCACGACGTCGTGACGATCGGCAACGTCGACTTCGTCTACACGGATGGTTCCCTGGTGCGTCGCACCCAGCCGGCGGCGGCAACAGGCGGACTCGAGGTCCGCGACGTGAGCCTCGCGGTCGGGCGCGATACCCTTCTACTGGAACGCATTTCGCTGGACGCCCGCCCGGGCACGCTGACGGCGGTGATCGGCCCGTCGGGTTCGGGTAAGTCCACGCTCTCCCGGGTGATCGTCGGTGCCGCCCGCCCGACCGGCGGCGCGGTCTCACTCGATGGACGCGACCTGCACGACGGATACGGCTCCCTGCGCAGTCGGATCGGCATGGTGCCCCAGGACGACGTCGTGCACGGACGGCTCACCGTCGCACAGGCGCTGGGATTCGCCGCGGAACTGCGGATGCCCGCCGACACAACCGAGGCCGATCGGCGGCGGGTGATCGACCAGATTCTCGAGGAACTCGAGTTGAGCGCCCACGCCGCTTCCCGCATCGACAAACTGTCCGGCGGGCAACGCAAACGGGTGTCGGTCGCCTTGGAGCTGTTGACCGGCCCGTCGCTCCTGGTTCTCGACGAGCCCACGACAGGTCTGGATCCGGCACTGGACCGGGCCGTGATGACGATGTTGCGCAGGCTCGCCGATGCGGGACGCGTGGTCGTGGTGGTGACGCATTCGCTGACGTTCCTCGAGGACTGTGACCAGGTGCTGCTGTTGGCGCCCGGCGGCAAGACCGCTTTCTGCGGTCCCCCCGCCGAGCTCGCATCGGCGATGGGAACCACCGATTGGGCTGACATCTTCACGATGGTGAGCGCGGATCCCGACGACGCGCAGCGACGGTCCATCGAGCGCTCCGGGCCGACGGTCGAACATCGGGAGGAGGCACCGCCGGCGACGAGCGACACCGTTTCGCAACTCGAGGCAGGCAATGCGGTGCAGGCACCGCAACCGGCACCTACCAGCGCGTGGCGCCAATTCGCGACGATCGCCCGCCGACAGGTGCGGCTCCTGATCGCCGACCGCGGCTACCTCGCGTTCCTCGCGATGTTGCCGTTCGTCATCGGTCTGCTGCCGCTGACGGTTGTCGGCCACGCGGGTTTCGGACATCCACCATCGGATGGCTCCGCGCCGTTTGAGCCCAAACACGTCATCGCGTTGATCAGCTTTGCCGCCATCTTGATGGGAGCGACGCTGACCGTACGAGACCTCGTCGGCGAGCGCGCCATCTTCCGACGAGAACAGTCGGCCGGATTGTCGGCCTCGGCATATCTGCTCGCCAAGATCGCGGTATTCGGTGCGGTCGCGGTCATCCAGTCCGCCCTCCTGGTTCCGGTCGTGACAGCGCCCGGGTTCGGCAAGCCCGGACCGTCCGGAGCGGCGGCACTGGGTGTCCCGGCGCTGGAGTTGTTCATCGATGTCGCGGCGACGTGCGTGGCGGCGGCGGTGCTGGGACTTGCGTTGTCGTCGCTGGCGCGAACCAACGATCAGGTCATCGTGCTCCTGGCGGTGGCACTGGTGACGCAACTGGTGTTCGCGGGCGGATTCATCCCGGTGACGGGGCGACCGCTGTTGGAGACCATCGCGTGGATCATGCCGGGACGATGGGGTTTCGCCGCCACTGCCTCGACAGCGGATCTGAGCAACCTCGTCGTCGGGATCGCGCAGGACTCACACTGGCAGCACTCGGCGGCGGCGTGGCTTTTCGACATGGTCATGCTGGGTGTGCTGACAGCCCTGTGCGCCGGTGTCGCACGGTGGAGGCTGCGGCTCCCGACCGGATGA
- a CDS encoding acyl-CoA thioesterase, which yields MVDTDLRGPLRGTGTPMEKAVLGALDNLERALYLEPQGDNRFRVGNEPGRFGRLFGGQLLAQAVLGAAETVSDHVPQSLHAYFVRSGVSDAPLDIVVDRVRDGRSMATRRVDVLQDGRNVLTAIASFHTNAVEPELPQPPLDSPPPEVLPLLQHWVQYTPPEMRGNASTWIDVPPPLEMRIAEPPTFLGGAQTAGPRSHWMRLPRDIGDRPAVHHAMLAYASDYLLLDMAFRNHPQRVDYGSLVAVSLDHAIWFHRPVRFDEWHLHTQETVSLTGHRAMVRGAVRDAAGRMVASTAQEVLVRPHAGLAGAR from the coding sequence ATGGTCGACACTGACTTGAGAGGACCGCTGCGCGGCACGGGCACCCCGATGGAGAAAGCAGTCCTCGGAGCTCTCGACAATCTCGAACGCGCTCTGTACCTGGAACCTCAGGGCGACAACCGGTTTCGCGTCGGCAACGAGCCCGGTCGGTTCGGTCGGCTCTTCGGCGGCCAGTTGCTCGCACAGGCGGTGCTGGGCGCCGCCGAGACCGTCAGCGACCACGTACCGCAGTCGCTGCACGCGTACTTCGTCCGATCAGGCGTTTCGGATGCCCCACTGGACATTGTGGTCGACCGGGTGCGCGACGGGCGGTCCATGGCGACCCGGCGGGTCGACGTGCTGCAGGACGGACGCAACGTCCTCACCGCGATCGCCTCCTTCCACACCAATGCCGTCGAACCCGAGCTTCCCCAGCCGCCTCTCGACTCGCCGCCGCCCGAAGTTCTACCGCTGCTGCAACACTGGGTTCAATACACGCCGCCGGAGATGCGCGGGAACGCATCGACGTGGATCGATGTGCCACCGCCACTGGAGATGCGGATCGCGGAACCACCGACCTTTCTGGGTGGTGCCCAGACCGCCGGCCCACGATCGCATTGGATGCGGCTCCCGCGCGACATCGGCGACCGGCCGGCCGTTCATCACGCGATGCTGGCCTACGCGAGTGATTATCTGCTCCTCGACATGGCGTTCCGCAACCATCCGCAGCGCGTGGATTACGGATCACTTGTGGCGGTGAGTCTGGACCATGCCATCTGGTTTCACCGTCCCGTCCGGTTCGACGAATGGCATCTGCACACGCAGGAGACGGTGTCGCTGACCGGGCATAGAGCGATGGTCCGCGGAGCCGTTCGCGATGCGGCAGGACGGATGGTCGCCAGCACGGCACAGGAAGTGCTCGTGCGGCCCCATGCCGGGCTGGCCGGCGCCCGTTGA
- a CDS encoding phosphatidate cytidylyltransferase — MAIVESLIDRYLWFVHLDRRMPFNLDLGPLHIHLYSRAVFFMWVTAALLVLAGVAVLISRKPELVQKWRTWVLIAPIVGFPMWIGEGTTAALAAVLAVVAVIEYSRLTQLAKADTWVLVALAVMYPLAAWLRPSLLHLAPVVLLLCALPSVLGGDVENGAKRSAFTAFGSVWICWSLSHLVMVWPDSFLLCFAVAATDVAAWCGGKGLRRMAWARRPLSPLSPNKTIGGLVGAVIGAFIILTLLGTISVGLLIAVAIGGVFGDLLESMLKRQAKVKDAGDWLPGFGGLLDRIDSLLLVLPLAYFLG; from the coding sequence ATGGCAATCGTCGAGTCGCTCATCGACCGCTACTTGTGGTTCGTTCACCTCGATCGGCGGATGCCGTTCAATCTCGACCTCGGCCCGCTGCACATCCATCTGTACTCCCGCGCCGTGTTTTTCATGTGGGTGACGGCCGCGCTCCTGGTGCTGGCCGGGGTGGCGGTGCTCATCTCGCGCAAGCCCGAGCTGGTCCAGAAATGGCGCACCTGGGTGCTGATCGCCCCCATCGTCGGCTTTCCCATGTGGATCGGCGAAGGCACCACCGCCGCGCTGGCCGCCGTACTGGCCGTCGTCGCCGTGATCGAATATTCGCGGCTGACGCAACTGGCGAAAGCAGACACCTGGGTCCTCGTGGCACTGGCCGTGATGTATCCGCTGGCGGCCTGGCTGCGCCCGTCGCTGCTGCACCTCGCGCCTGTCGTTCTGCTGCTGTGCGCACTGCCGTCGGTCCTCGGTGGCGACGTCGAGAACGGCGCCAAGCGCAGCGCTTTCACCGCTTTCGGTTCGGTATGGATCTGCTGGTCTTTGTCTCATCTGGTGATGGTCTGGCCCGATTCGTTCCTGCTGTGCTTCGCCGTCGCGGCCACAGATGTCGCCGCGTGGTGCGGCGGAAAGGGCTTGCGCCGCATGGCCTGGGCGCGCCGCCCACTGTCCCCGTTGAGCCCCAACAAGACGATCGGCGGTTTGGTCGGCGCCGTCATCGGGGCGTTCATCATCCTCACGCTGCTGGGGACCATTTCGGTCGGCCTGCTGATCGCGGTGGCCATCGGCGGCGTCTTCGGCGACCTCCTCGAGTCCATGTTGAAGCGGCAGGCGAAGGTCAAGGATGCCGGCGACTGGCTGCCGGGCTTCGGCGGTCTGCTCGATCGGATCGATTCGCTGTTGCTCGTCCTCCCGTTGGCGTACTTCCTAGGATGA
- a CDS encoding mycofactocin-coupled SDR family oxidoreductase — MTNTVGRVAGKVAFITGAARGQGREHAIRLAEEGADIIAVDACADIDGAPYPLATEADLDETAALVEKWDRRIVTAKADVRDVEALGAALQQGIDELGRPDIVIANAGISGSPAPAAMIEEAAWQTMLDINITGVWHTVKVAVPHMSDGHGGSIILVSSMLGLRGGGYMAHYASAKHAVVGLMNSLANELAPQWIRVNSIHPGNVRTPMIDNEQFHRTLRPDLADPTMADAGEIIGTFHMLPVPYFEARAVSNAVLFLASDEAKYITGAALPIDAGATAKF; from the coding sequence ATGACGAACACAGTGGGCCGGGTGGCCGGCAAGGTCGCGTTCATCACGGGTGCGGCGCGCGGTCAGGGCCGCGAGCACGCGATCCGGCTGGCCGAGGAAGGCGCCGACATCATTGCCGTCGACGCCTGCGCCGACATCGACGGCGCCCCTTACCCCTTGGCCACCGAAGCCGACCTGGACGAAACAGCGGCGCTGGTCGAGAAGTGGGACCGCCGCATCGTCACCGCGAAGGCCGATGTCAGGGACGTGGAGGCGCTGGGAGCCGCGCTGCAGCAGGGGATCGACGAACTCGGCCGGCCGGACATCGTCATCGCCAACGCCGGAATCAGCGGCAGCCCCGCGCCCGCCGCAATGATCGAGGAAGCCGCCTGGCAGACGATGCTCGACATCAACATCACCGGGGTCTGGCACACGGTCAAGGTGGCGGTTCCGCACATGTCCGACGGGCACGGCGGATCGATCATCCTGGTGAGTTCGATGCTTGGACTTCGCGGCGGCGGCTACATGGCTCACTACGCGTCGGCCAAGCACGCAGTCGTCGGCTTGATGAATTCGCTCGCCAATGAACTTGCTCCACAATGGATTCGGGTGAACTCCATCCATCCGGGGAACGTCCGGACACCGATGATCGACAACGAGCAGTTCCATCGCACTCTGCGGCCTGACCTCGCCGATCCGACCATGGCCGATGCGGGCGAGATCATCGGGACTTTCCACATGCTGCCGGTGCCGTACTTCGAGGCACGTGCGGTCAGCAATGCGGTGCTGTTCCTGGCTTCGGATGAGGCCAAGTACATCACCGGCGCGGCGCTCCCGATAGACGCGGGAGCGACCGCGAAGTTCTGA
- a CDS encoding VOC family protein — MNADAGTPPAHRLFEQAWPDGDFRFFQLGHVVDDVLAAASRWARAFGIGPFHVLPVVEQQATYEDEMRSLQIQVAVAQAGPIQIELIQQHCSTPSIFREWSNNGASAFHQIATVTDHYDRKKAHFETLGYHVVAESDAGKFRVAYVDTSADFGFYTEIVENHLGFLTRLQAISDTCAGWNGVDPVRILTRDGYRVPVEQRSGDDGRH, encoded by the coding sequence ATGAACGCCGATGCAGGGACGCCACCGGCTCACCGACTGTTCGAACAGGCGTGGCCCGACGGCGACTTCCGGTTCTTTCAACTGGGCCATGTCGTCGACGATGTACTCGCTGCAGCGTCTAGATGGGCACGCGCGTTCGGTATCGGCCCCTTCCACGTGCTGCCGGTGGTGGAACAGCAAGCCACCTACGAAGACGAAATGCGCTCGCTCCAAATTCAAGTCGCCGTCGCACAGGCCGGACCCATACAGATCGAACTGATCCAGCAGCACTGCAGCACGCCGAGCATCTTCCGGGAATGGAGCAACAACGGCGCCTCGGCCTTCCACCAGATTGCCACCGTCACAGATCATTACGATCGAAAGAAAGCGCACTTCGAGACGCTCGGCTACCACGTCGTCGCTGAAAGCGACGCGGGCAAGTTCCGTGTCGCGTACGTGGACACATCGGCGGACTTCGGGTTCTACACGGAGATAGTCGAAAACCATCTCGGCTTCCTGACGCGGTTACAGGCCATCTCCGACACCTGCGCCGGCTGGAACGGCGTCGACCCGGTCCGGATCCTGACGCGTGACGGCTACCGTGTACCCGTCGAGCAAAGGTCCGGTGACGATGGTCGACACTGA
- a CDS encoding N-acyl-D-amino-acid deacylase family protein, with protein sequence MFDLKITGGTVVDGTGGDRFQADVGIKDGRITEIHRRGPGDAPLEGNATETIDATGKVVAPGFVDIHTHYDGQVSWDSSLEPSSGHGVTTVVMGNCGVGFAPVRPGSEEWLIELMEGVEDIPGTALTEGLTWGWESYPEYLDTIGKHELAIDVGSQVAHGAIRAYAMGERGARNEPATPEDIDAMAWLVQEAIEAGALGLSTSRTLGHRAMDGEPVPGTFAAEDELFGLGRAMAAGGQAVFELAPQGAAGEDIVAPKKELEWMKRLSAEIDRPVSFAMIQVDAAPDLWRELMDISAEAYESGSRLFPQVAARPFGMLFGFSGHHAFTHRPTFRQLKAECGRAEMAQRLADPAVKAAILAEDDLAPDPTKLFDGMFALVQHSLGRIYHIGDPPDYEPTDDRTVEKIAAERGEDPLATLYDLMLESDATSMLMLPMFNYSYGNCDAIREMMTHPAGVMGLSDGGAHCGMICDASYPTFLLTHWARDRRRGDKLSLEYVVRKQSHDTAQLFGLTDRGVIEKGKKADLNVIDMNALTLHPAKMVYDLPAGGQRLVQGASGYSATIVNGVITRRDSMDTGARPGRLVRGAR encoded by the coding sequence GTGTTCGACCTGAAGATCACTGGCGGAACCGTGGTAGACGGCACGGGCGGAGACCGATTCCAGGCCGATGTGGGCATCAAGGACGGTCGGATCACCGAGATTCATCGCCGTGGTCCCGGTGATGCGCCACTGGAGGGCAACGCGACCGAGACGATCGACGCGACGGGCAAGGTCGTCGCTCCGGGATTCGTCGACATCCACACGCATTACGACGGCCAGGTGAGTTGGGACAGCTCGCTCGAGCCGTCGAGCGGGCACGGCGTGACGACTGTCGTCATGGGGAACTGCGGCGTCGGTTTCGCCCCCGTACGCCCAGGCTCCGAAGAATGGCTGATCGAGCTGATGGAAGGCGTCGAGGACATTCCGGGTACCGCCCTCACCGAGGGGCTGACCTGGGGCTGGGAGAGCTACCCCGAATACCTCGACACGATCGGCAAACACGAACTCGCGATCGACGTCGGAAGTCAGGTCGCCCATGGCGCGATACGCGCCTACGCGATGGGCGAGCGCGGCGCCAGAAACGAGCCGGCTACCCCTGAGGACATCGACGCGATGGCCTGGCTGGTGCAAGAAGCGATCGAGGCCGGCGCACTTGGCCTCTCGACGTCGAGAACGCTGGGTCACCGCGCGATGGACGGTGAGCCGGTCCCAGGGACCTTCGCCGCGGAAGACGAACTGTTCGGTCTCGGTCGTGCGATGGCCGCGGGCGGCCAGGCGGTCTTCGAGCTCGCGCCTCAAGGCGCCGCGGGGGAGGACATCGTCGCGCCCAAGAAAGAACTCGAATGGATGAAACGGCTCAGCGCCGAGATCGACCGGCCGGTGTCGTTCGCCATGATCCAGGTGGATGCCGCTCCAGACCTGTGGCGTGAGCTGATGGACATCTCCGCGGAGGCTTACGAATCGGGCAGTCGACTGTTTCCACAGGTCGCCGCTCGGCCATTCGGCATGCTGTTCGGCTTCTCCGGGCATCACGCATTCACCCATCGTCCGACGTTCCGTCAGCTCAAAGCCGAATGCGGCCGCGCGGAGATGGCTCAACGGCTCGCTGATCCCGCGGTGAAGGCGGCCATCCTGGCGGAAGACGACTTGGCGCCGGACCCGACGAAGCTGTTCGACGGCATGTTCGCCCTGGTGCAACACTCGCTCGGTCGCATCTATCACATCGGAGACCCGCCCGACTACGAGCCGACCGACGATCGCACGGTGGAGAAGATCGCGGCCGAGAGGGGCGAGGATCCGCTCGCCACTCTGTACGACCTGATGCTCGAGTCCGATGCGACGTCGATGCTGATGCTGCCGATGTTCAACTACTCCTACGGCAACTGCGATGCGATTCGCGAAATGATGACCCACCCGGCGGGGGTGATGGGCCTGTCCGATGGCGGCGCGCATTGCGGCATGATCTGCGACGCGTCGTATCCCACGTTCCTGCTGACGCATTGGGCGCGAGACCGGCGTCGTGGCGACAAGCTGTCACTGGAGTACGTGGTGCGCAAGCAATCTCACGACACCGCCCAGCTGTTCGGACTGACCGACCGCGGCGTCATTGAGAAGGGCAAGAAGGCCGATCTCAACGTCATCGACATGAACGCGCTGACGTTGCACCCGGCGAAAATGGTGTACGACTTGCCCGCCGGCGGCCAGCGACTGGTTCAGGGCGCCAGCGGATACAGCGCCACGATCGTCAATGGAGTCATCACCCGCCGCGACAGCATGGACACCGGCGCACGCCCGGGCCGGCTGGTGCGCGGGGCGCGCTGA